The Nitrosomonas sp. genomic sequence ACAACTGTCACCAATACTCTCCATCACCTAACAAGAATTTCACCTGCACCACTGTATTTAACCACATTAGAGTCAGTTTTAATCTATCAAACAGAAGCCCGTCAAGAAGAAACAACAGCAGGTTTCACGAGCTCCAATTTGAACAATTCACGGCTGCTGCCCTGATATTAAAACTTACCAGAGCAAACCTTACTCATCATCATCTTCGGAGTCATCTTCATCAGAAGACTCGGCTGCTGTATCACTTTCTTCAGCATTTTCATCCTCTTCGTCTTCGTCTTCGTCTTCGTCGTCATCATCCTCTTCGTCTTCTGGTTTCAGTACCATTTTCCCAGTAGCCAGACTAGCGTTCAGATCGGTCATGGGCGCTTCTTCATGCACCAGATTCTGATGACAATCTATGCAGGTCGCGCCCTCTGTCTCCATTTTCTTATGGGCAGCCTGGGCATCTTCTCCGGGCGGATTCGGGTTTTTGTGACAGGTACGGCAAGTGATGCTATCCCACTTCTTAAGATTCATGCGTGCATCATGTGCCATGATCAATCTACGCTCGTTGAATTTCTCCAGCGTGGAATAATCATTCACCAGTTCCAGATATAGCTCGCGCGCGCCATCCACTATGTGTGTGGCTACCGCCAGATGGAAGTTTTCTATCCCTTGCGGAATATGGCAGTCCTTACAGCCAGGATTGACCCCCAGCGCGCCATAATGGGTGGAACGTTTGAGTTCTTCCTGCGGGTAGGTCATGGAATGACAGCTGGTGCAGAATTCTTCGGTGGATAATGCCGCTTCTCCACCAAATACAACTACCAGCAACACAATACCCAGCAATCCGCCTACCAGCAGAGTGCCTATCGATCCTTTCTGTAGAGTAGTCATCAGTCTTTTCCTTTTTTGGTTTCTTTAGCACTGGCCTGAAATTCGTCGTGATATTTGAATTTAGGCTCTCCGCTAAAAACACCATCCAGTTTGTAATGTTCGTGCATGGCTTTTTCGTTTTTGACCATTTCATCAAATTTAAAAGTATATTTCGCGTCCACATCTGGTGTAAACGGGGTATAAGGCGGTTTGGCACCTTTCCACGGAGAACCTTCGTAATTCAGGTGGCAGGCATTGCAGCTTTCTTCAAAATGGAAGTCCTGTCCTTTGTCCGCCAGTGTTTTACGCGGGGTGGTCTTGCCGGATTTCTCAAAGGTTTGTCCCGCCTTGCGATGATCACCACGATATTGTCGCCCAGCACCATGGCAGGATTCACAACCAACCGCTGCCAGCATTTTGTTCGGGGCGTCGATGTTGTAGCCGCCTTTTTTGTTAAAACCATCTACATGGCAACCTACACAGTCTTTGTCTTGGGTGTAGTCTTTGGCCGGATCAAGTTTGGCTTTGATCTTGGCTTCTTTTTTGACATTGGGTTCTAGTGATTTCATCGCACTGGCATGCGCCGTGCTGTTCCAGGATTTCGCCTGCGCCTTGTGGCACGAGCTGCATTTCTTGCGGCCTTCAAACGGTGCTTCCGCTGCCATGAGGTTGCCAGCTATCAGGGTGATGAGCGCGACCGCCAGCAGTTTGGCGGTAGTGATGAGTTTCATTGTTTCTCCTTTTGTGGGGGACGGTTGGTCAAGTCGCCAGTTAGTCGCCTGTTTTTCGGGCGACTAATTGGTTTGCAACTGTCCTGGTTTTATCAAAATGACCTGCGATTCGCTCGCCGTCCGCTATTGTACCCGATCACGACAGGCTGTAAATCATTGCAAACAGGGTATCCCGTAATCATTCTCCACTCTGATCGGATGGCTCTGCCAGCAGTCTGTATACCCAATACCCACCTTGCTGGTAGATCAGTCTCGGGGTGTCAAGTTCCAGCGGCGGCGGTCGGTCGGTTAGGGGCAGTAGCGGTGCAATCAGGGTCTGGTCACTCGCTTCATCTGTCAGAAAAAAAGCACGAATCAGTTCTTCCGATAGTGATTGCAGGGTGTAGGTGGTGTAGCCGCGCCGCCCCATTTCAGTTTTGAGGTGGCTGATCATGCCGTGAATGTTACCGGTCATGCGGTAGTTTTTGTAAGCTACTCCGAGTTTTTCCGGGTATAGCAATCCCAGTTTGTACAGGTCGGTGACGTGTACTACCAGGTAGGTTTCCCGGTCAGGATCACTTAATGCGCGCAATTCAGCCAGTCCGATTTCATGCGGTTGGGCCAGTGCGTGGGTGAAACGCTGAAACTGGGTGCGCTCTTCATCACTCACTACGGTGGCAACCTGTTCACTCTCGTAATCAAGGATGGCAGCGCGCTGTGTCTGCCAGACTTCCGGGATAATGAGCGGTTCATGTAACGGGCTGCGGGACAGGACATGACGTCCGGTCAGTAAGGCCAGTTGCGCGGAGGTGTCCCACCAGGCAAGTATCGTGGCATCTGCTGCGGCATGTTTCTCAATAGCCGCCGCCAGTGCACTCAATTCAGCTGGTTTGCGATCAAGTATTAATAGCGGTTCGCTGGTGAGATTCTGCCAGTCAAGCAACACCGGGGGATGTTTCGCACGCCGTCCAAAATAGGCGTAGGCAACGACCTGGTCTACCTCCGGTACACGCACTTCGTATTGATCAATGGTCAGGTCAGGCCATGCGCTCAGTTCCAGTTGCGGAAATTTGCTGCTATCTCCCGTCTCCAGCAATTGATACTGATATGGGGCCGTTCCAGGAGTGAACCATAGCCAGGAAAACCAGGCGAGTAAAATAAATCCTCCCGTTACCAGCAGGATGCCGAGTAACGGGAGGATCTTGTCCAGCCAGCCCGCTCGCGCGCGCTGGCCAGTCGTCAGTGGCTCGCTCAAGCCTGTTTCTGCTTGCGGCTGCGCCAGCCAAGCAAGGCCAGTGTGCCCGCGAGCAGCATGCCACCACCCAGTCCACCCAGGGAGATTTTGTCCTCAGGGGTCGTGATGTCCAGCAGGCTGGTTTTCTTGCTCTCCAGTTTGTTCACCCGTTCCTGCAGAGCAGCCATTTCCTGCATTTTGGTGTGTTCATCCTGAATTTCAACATAGGCACGGTTGATCGGACCCCAACCTTCGGTATAGGTCCAGCCACCCGGGTTGGTATGCGCCAGACCAACGTGCATTTTTGCCAGGTCGTTTTCAGCCATTTCCAGTACTTTCAGTTCGATCGAGGCCGGGTTGTTGCCTTTCGACCAGAAGAGCTGGGTGAAAATATGGAAACCAGGTTTCTCTGGCTCCGGAGGAGCAGGACGATTGGTTTTCTGTCCCGTCAGGTTGCCTGCCTTGTACAGCTTTTCAACCAGTTCATGGGCTTCCTGATATTTGGCCAATCCTTCCAGTGTGCCTTTGTCCATCAGTTCCAGGTAGGAGCGGGCAAAACGTTCGGAGTGACACTGGGTGCAGGTGACAACCCAGGAGTCAAGCCGTGCTTCTGACCAGTCGCTGGTGATGTTTTCTGCAATGCCCGGAACAAATGGGTAGTTCGCCCAACGAATCTTGCGTGTGATGTTGTGGGTGTATTCGCCTTCATACTCGAAATGGCAACCCGCACAGGTCGGTGCATTTTGTCCACCAACAGCGTAGGCATCTTTCAGCGGTGCTTCCCAGTTCCATTTATCGCCCAGCATGGCAACCATCTTGCCGTGCTTGGACATGGAATAGGTTTCCCAGTTGTTGTGGTCTACTCCGCTGTGGCAGGTGGCGCACGCTTCCGGTTTGCGCGATTCGGCTGCAGAAAATTCGTGACGTGTATGGCAGGAGTCACATTTGTTCTGGTTGGTATGGCACATGGTGCAGCCTTCCGCAACTTCTCTTTGCGGCATCGCGGCCCAGACGGTGGTCTCAACGTTGGCGCTGTAGTCAAGCGCATGGGATGGACGTCCGTCCGGCCATTGTCCATTCGGCCAGATCATGGTGTCACGCTCGGATTCACGTTCGGCAAATTCACGCAGGTGGCAGGCACCACAAACATCTGCTGTCGGCATGATCAGGTCTTTGCTGTGATCAATCTTTTGCTTCGAGTCCGCATTGATCGATACGTGACAGTCTATACAGCCAACTTCTTTCAAAGGTTCTTTCTCGCCTAACTTACCCATCGAACGCAGATTGGCTTCGACTTCTTCTAACTTGGCTTTCTTGTAGTAGGTCGGATCACTCGGCTGCAGTTTGCGAACCTTGTCCAGGTTCGCATGGGTGCTGCGCTTCCACGCCTGTACCCATACCGGCGACTCATCTGTGTGGCATTCTACACATTCCTTCCGGCTCGCCTTGTCGCGCATTGAGGTCGGTGGCTTGTAAAACGTGGCCGGATCCAGGTACATGCTGTACGGTATCGGCTCCCAGTATTCCCCCATCGTGCCCTTACCCGCCCCTTGCGCCGGATCCTTGTAACGCTTCACCAACGCTTCGTGCGTCTCTTTCGGCGTCGCCTTGCTACGATCCAGACCCAACGCTTCATACGTTACATCCGGCACCGTCGATATGTTCGCCTGTACCCCACCAGCCAGCGCTAATCCACAAGCTAGCAGTACTCCCTTCAGCCAAAATCCGGCATGCATGTCTCTCTCCTTATTTATTGTTAAACATTACTATTTTGTTTGGCCAATAAAAAACATATCAACCTATAAGCACCACATACATCACTAAATGCATAATTTAAAAGCTATTGACTGATAATCTACTCCAAAACTAATCTGCAATAAAACTACTGCTTCCATGCAAATAGTGTCAGGCAATTTGCCACAGTTACTCTTCACGTTATTCTATTCGATAACTTTTTCTTTAAAACTATTGTTGTCTTCAAAAATATTAGTAACTGTAGATTTTTGCATCTTACGCATGGTATGAAAGGATAATCCAGTTCCTGCCGGAATTAGCCTACCAACAATCACATTTTCCTTGAGGCCGCGCAAGTCGTCTCTTTTACCCATAATGGCAGCTTCGGTCAGAACGCGGGTAGTTTCCTGGAATGAAGCCGCAGAAATAAATGAATCAGTAGAAAGTGATGCCTTGGTAATTCCTAATAAAACATATTCGTAAGTAGCAGGTTGCTTATCTTGCGTCAGAAGTTTCTCATTTTCAGTCAGAACCTCAGCTCGCTCAACCTGTTCACCCTGAATAAAATCAGAATCGCCAGTATTTGTAATCAACACACGACGAAGCATTTGACGAACAATTACCTCAATATGCTTGTCATTGATTCGCACACCTTGTAGGCGATAAACATCCTGAACCTCATCACTAATATAGCGTGCTAAGGCCTCGATACCTTGCAAACGCAGAATATCCCGTGGATCAACAGGTCCATCGACAATCGGCTCTCCCTTGTTGACGATTTGACCATCGTGCGCAGTAACATGCTTGTCTTTTGATATCAGGTACTCATGTGCAATACCATCAAGATCCGTAATAACCAGACGCTGTTTTCCCTTAGTATCTTTACCAAAAGTTACCGTACCCGTTGCTTCTGCCAATAATCCAGCATCTTTCGGAACCCTGGCTTCAAATAACTCTGCCACCCTCGGCAACCCACCGGTAATATCACGAGTTTTCGAGGTTTCCTGGGGAATATGAGCTAACACTTCACCAATTTCTACCTGCTGACCATCTTTCACAGTGATGATCGCACCAACCTGGAAAGTAATACCGACAGGTTGGTCGCCTCCGGCAATAATGATTTCCTGGTCATTCCCATCAAGGAATTTAACCATCGGCCGCAGCCCTTTCGCTTGCGTAACTCCACGACGTTTGGAATCTATTACGACCAAAGTCGCCAAACCTGTTATCTCGTCAACCTGTTTAACAACAGTCGTACCTTCTTCCACATTCTCGAAACGTACTTTTCCAGAATATTCCGCGATTATTGGACGCGTATGCGGCTCCCATGACGAGAGGATCTGGCCAGCCTTGATTGCTTCATTATCAGAAACCAGCAATTTTGCACCATAAGGTATTTTATGTCTCTCGCGCTCACGTTTACTTTCGTCTTGTATTACCACCTCCCCACTACGAGAAATGACAATCAGCTCGTTCTGGGCATTCTTGACGTAACGAATGTTTTGTGAGTAACAAACGATACCGTTGGACTTGCTCTCAACCTGGCTAATCGCTATAGCTCTCGAAGCAGCGCCACCGATATGGAATGTTCTCATTGTCAGCTGAGTTCCTGGCTCTCCAATGGACTGAGCTGCAATGACACCTATTGCTTCACCGACATTAACCAGCGTCCCTCGCCCCAGGTCACGGCCATAGCATTTCGCACAGAGCCCATACTTAATTTTACAAGTGAGAGACGTACGTACTTTTACTTCATCTATTCCATACTCATCGATTTTATCGACGGCATCTTCATCCAGCATTACACCGGCAGCATGTATTGTCTTCCCTGAAGACAAATCAACCACATCGTTTGCTGCAACTCGCCCCAAAATACGTTCACGTAATGGCTCTATTACATCTCCTCCCTCGACCAAGGCTTTCATCACTACGCCATCATCTGTTCCGCAATCTTCTTCGGTAATGACGAGATCTTGTGTCACGTCCACCAGACGACGAGTCAGATAACCAGAATTGGCTGTCTTAAGTGCCGTATCCGCCAAACCTTTTCGAGCACCATGAGTCGAAATAAAGTATTGAAGAATATTCAGTCCTTCTCGGAAATTTGCAGTAATTGGCGTCTCAATAATAGACCCATCCGGTTTAGCCATCAGACCGCGCATACCGGACAATTGACGGATCTGGGCAGCCGAACCCCTGGCGCCAGAATCCGCCATCATATAAATAGAGTTGAATGATTCTTGAGTTACCACATTGCCATTCTCATCAGTTCTGGCTTGACCAGTTTCATGATCGATGACAGGCTCAATACTAAGCTGCTCCATCATCGCTTTTGCTACCTGATCACCCGCACGTCCCCAGATATCCACAACCTTGTTATAGCGCTCCCCTTGTGTTACGAGCCCGGAAGCGTATTGCATCGCGATCTCATTCACTTCTTTTTCAGCTTCATGGATGATGTCATCTTTCTGTTCAGGAGCAAGCAGATCATCCAAACAAATAGAAATACCTGCACGCGTGGCAAACGAGAAACCGGAATACATGAGTTTGTCAGCAAATATAACCGTTTCCCTCAATCCACACAAACGGAAACTTGAATTTATTAATTTTGAAATCTCTTTCTTTTTCAATGCTTTGTTAACAAGCTCAAAAGGCAACCCCATCGGCAAGATTTCGGATATTAATGCCCTGCCAACGGTGGTCTCCTGTCTGATAAAGGATTCAACTTTTTGCCTTCCTTCTGATAAAGATATTCTATCTGCCGGAATTCTAACGGTAATTTTGGCATTTAATTCCACGACATGATTTTCATAAGCGCGCAGAACCTCTGAGATATCAGCAAAAATCATTCCTTCTCCACGCGCGCCAATTTTTTCGCGTGTCATATAATATAGCCCCAGCACAATATCCTGCGAGGGCACAATAATGGGTTCTCCATTAGCAGGCGACAAAATATTATTTGTTGACAGCATCAACGTGCGACATTCCATTTGTGCCTCAAGCGATAAAGGCACATGCACAGCCATCTGATCACCATCAAAGTCAGCATTGAATGCCGCACACACCAACGGATGTAATTGAATGGCTTTTCCTTCCACCAACACGGGTTCGAAAGCCTGAATACCCAGTCGATGTAGTGTAGGAGCACGATTCAACATAACTGGATGTTCACGAATAACGTCTTCCAGGATATCCCACACTACTGCCGTTTCATTCTCAACTTCCCGTTTGGCCGCCTTAATTGTGCCAGCAATCCCCATCGTTTCCAGTTTATTAAAAACGAAAGGCTTGAATAACTCCAGCGCCATTTTTTTGGGCAGACCACACTGATGTAGTTTTAATTGCGGACCAACAACAATCACTGAACGACCCGAATAATCCACACGTTTACCCAACAGATTTTGTCGGAAGCGTCCACCTTTGCCCTTTATCATATCTGCGAGAGACTTCAACGGACGTTTATTAGCGCCTGTCATCGCCTTACCGCGACGACCATTATCAAGTAGCGAGTCTACTGATTCTTGCAGCATCCTCTTTTCATTTCGCACAATAATTTCAGGGGCACGCAACTCCAGTAGCCTTTTTAGCCGATTGTTTCGATTAATTACACGACGATACAAATCATTAAGATCCGAGGTTGCAAAGCGGCCACCATCCAGTGGTACCAATGGCCTGAGTTCTGGTGGCAATACGGGAAGAACCTTCAGAACCATCCACTCCGGCTTGATACCCGATTTGTGGAATGCCTCCATAACCTTGAGGCGTTTCCCCATTTTTTTTAGTTTTGTTTCAGAACCAGTAGACTGAATGTCTCGACGCAAGGTAGTGATCTCATTCTCGATATCCAGATTACTTAATAGCGCCTGCACACCTTCAGCACCCATAGCAGCGCTGAAATCATCACCAAACTCCTCCGTTTTATTCAGATAGTCCTCGTCTGTCAGGAGCTGACCACGGGTTAACGGCGTCATGCCGGGATCGGTCACAACATAGGCTTCAAAATAAAGCACTCGCTCAATATCTCTCAGAGTCATATCGAGAATCAGACCCAGACGAGATGGCAGTGACTTAAGAAACCATATATGAGCAACTGGCGAAGCAAGTTCAATATGGCCCATTCGTTCGCGTCGCACCTTGGATAAGGTGACTTCAACGCCACACTTCTCACAAATTACACCACGATGTTTTAGTCGTTTATATTTACCGCACAAACATTCATAGTCTTTAACCGGTCCAAAAATTTTGGCACAAAATAATCCGTCTCTTTCTGGTTTAAAAGTTCGATAATTAATCGTTTCCGGTTTTTTGACCTCACCGTACGACCACGAACGGATTTTCTCCGGCGAGGTCAGAGAAACTTTTATCGAATCAAACTCTTCTTTTTGTGTTACCTGTTTAAATAGATCAAGTAGTGCTTTCACGTATCGCTCCTGTGAATCGATTGGCAAATAGGGCAATGAGTATTAAATAAACTGCATGGCAGCCAGTTAGTCCGAACAGCTTAATTTTGCACCAAATCAATATCCAATCCGAGAGACCTGATTTCTTTGACCAACACATTAAAGGATTCCGGCATTCCCGCATCAATCTTATGATCACCTTTCACAATGCTCTCGTAAACCTTGGTGCGCCCATTAACATCATCTGATTTCACGGTCAACATTTCCTGTAGTGTGTAAGCTGCACCATAGGCTTCCAGCGCCCATACCTCCATTTCACCGAATCTCTGCCCACCGAATTGGGCTTTACCTCCTAGCGGCTGTTGGGTAACCAAGCTGTAAGGACCAGTTGATCGGGCATGCATCTTGTCATCAATCAAATGATGTAATTTTAGAACATGCATGTAACCAACAGTTACGGGACGATCGAACGGTTCGCCCGTTCTGCCGTCATATAGCGTCGTCTGTCCTGACTCCGGCAATCCGGCCAGTATTAACATCTGTTTAATTTCCGATTCATGTGCACCATCAAACACCGGAGTGGCAAACGGCACACCTTCAGATAGATTTTCGGCAAGCTCCATAATTTCCTTGTCACCAAGAATAGAAAGGTTTTCTTGTTTACCACTACCGTTGTAGATTTTTTCAAGTAAATCCCTAATTTCCGCTACGGAGCGTTGTCTCTGAAGTAATTCATTAATTTTCTTACCCAACTGTTTTGCTGCCCATCCCAGATGAACCTCAAGTACCTGTCCAATATTCATCCTCGAGGGAACACCAAGTGGGTTCAGGACGATATCTACTGGTGTACCGTCAGCCATGTATGGCATATCCTCAACAGGTGCGATTTTTGAAATCACGCCCTTGTTTCCATGCCGACCGGCCATTTTGTCTCCAGCTTGTAATCTTCTTTTGATGGCAACATAAACCTTGACCATTTTTTGCACACCCGGGGGAAGTTCATCACCCTGAGTAAATTTCTTCTGCTTTTCGTCATAGGTCAGATCAAACAATTTTCGCTGTTGTGCCAAACCATCCTTGATTTGTTCCATTTGAAGACTGGCATCTTCATCCACCAAACGGATATCAAACCAATGGTGGCGATCCACACTATCGAGATAATCTTTCGAGATTACAGTTCCTTTGGCTAATTTTTTGGGGCCACCACTAGCAACTTTTCCACCCAACAGTCGCTCAACACGTTCAAAGGCATCTGCTTCGACAATCCTCATCTGATCACCCAGATCCTTCTTGAATCGCTTTAATTCATCTTCAATTATCTGAGTTGATCGTTTATCCCTTTCAACTCCTTCACGCGTAAAAACCTGTACGTCAATAACAGTTCCAGACATACCCGCCGGCACATGCAACGAAGTATCTTTAACATCCGATGCTTTTTCTCCAAAGATTGCTCGGAGCAGTTTTTCCTCTGGAGTTAATTGTGTTTCGCTTTTGGGCGTTACTTTTCCCACTAGTACGTCCCCTGCGGCAACTTCTGCGCCAATGTAAACAATGCCCGACTCATCGAGTCGTGAACGCTGACGTTCCGATAAATTTGGAATATCAGCCGTAATCTCTTCCGTACCTAACTTGGTATCACGACTTACCGCTGTTAACTCTTCAATATGAATTGATGTAAAACGATCCTCAGAAACCACCCGCTCTGATATCAGAATAGAGTCTTCGTAGTTATAGCCATTCCAGGGCATAAAAGCGATCAGCATATTTTGCCCCAACGCCAACTCACCCAAATCGGTAGAAGCTCCGTCAGCAATGACATCATCGCGTTCCAACCTATCTCCCACTTTAACCAGCGGCCGCTGGTTAATATTGGTATTCTGATTGGAGCGCGTGTACTTGATCAGGTTATAAATATCCACGCCAACTTCGCCCATACGCGCTTCTGCATCGTGCACACGGATTACGATGCGGCTCGCATCGACATAATCAACCACTCCGCCTCTTCTGGCTTTCACTGCTGTTCCAGAGTGCACGGCAACCACACGCTCAATCCCCGTGCCAACTAGCGACTTCTCTGCACGCAAACAAGGTACGGCCTGACGTTGCATATTGGATCCCATCAACGCACGGTTGGCATCATCATGCTCCAGAAAAGGAATCAGGGAAGCTGCGACAGAAACAATCTGTGCTGGCGCAATATCAACATATTCAATTTGCTCCCTTGGTGAGAGCGTAAATTCATTCTTATGACGACATGATACAACTTCGTCTTTGAATGACCCATCCTGATCCAGATTTGCGTTCGCCTGTGCAATGACATAATTACTTTCTTCAATAGCTGAAAGATAAACCACGTCATTTGCAACCTTGCCTGCCTTGACCAACCGGTAAGGTGTTTCGATAAATCCATACTCATTGGTGCGAGCGTATAAAGCCAACGAGTTAATCAGGCCAATATTCGGTCCTTCCGGGGTTTCAATTGGGCAAACTCGACCATAGTGCGTTGGATGCACATCCCTCACCTCAAACCCAGCTCTTTCTCTGGTCAATCCACCTGGTCCAAGGGCTGATATACGTCTTTTATGTGTAATTTCAGACAGCGGATTTGTCTGATCCATAAATTGCGATAATTGACTCGACCCAAAAAATTCTCTTATTGCCGATGAAACCGGTTTCGCATTAATAAAATCGTGTGGCATAAGATTTTCCGACTCCGCCTGACTCAGACGCTCTCTCACGGCCTTTTCCACACGCGCCAATCCGGTCCTGAATTGATTTTCAACCAACTCACCAACTGAACGAACGCGGCGATTACCTAAATGATCGATATCATCAATTTCACCCACACCATTACGTAAAGCCACCAATATCCGGACGACTTCCAAAATATCTTCATTCGCCAGGGTGACGGAGCCTGTTAATTCTTCCCGACCAACTCGCCGATTAAATTTCATGCGTCCTACAACTGACAAGTCATACCGATCCGGCGAATAAAATAACCCGTTAAACAGGGCTGCAACTGCCTCTTCTGTTGGTGGCTCTCCTGGCCGCATCATCCGATAGATCGCAACCTGCGCTGATATCGCATCAATAGACTCATCGATTCGCAACGTTTGAGAAATATATGGACCTTGATTGAGATCGTTAACGAATAATGTATCAATTTCTTTCACGGAAGCCTGAAGAATATTCGCCAATAATATTTCATTAATTTCGCTATTGGCCAGTGCGACAACTTCACCGGTTTCCTTGTCCACAATATCTTTCGCCAGTATTTTTCCCAGCAAGAATTCTTCAGGAATACTAACGCTACTCATGCCAGATTGTTGCAACTCACGGACATGTTTGGCCGTTATTCTCTTGTCCTTCTGGACGATAACTTTGCCATCTGGTGCAACAATATCAAAACTTGCCAATTCGCCTCGGAGACGCTCAGGCAGCAAATCAAAAAATATTCCTTTTTTCGAAAAAGTAAAATGATCAAACTCAAAAAATTCAGCCAGAATTTGAGCTGACGAATACCCCATCGCTTTAAGTAAAGTAGTTACCGGCATTTTCCGGCGTCGATCGATTCGAAAATAAACATAGTCTTTCGGATCAAACTCAAAATCTAACCAAGAACCACGATACGGAATAATACGAGCAGAAAATAGCAATTTACCAGATGAGTGCGTTTTTCCTCTATCGTGCTCAAAGAAAACACCAGGTGACCGGTGAAGCTGCGACACAATAACCCGCTCAGTGCCATTGATAACGAAAGAACCAGTTTCAGTCATCAGGGGAATTTCCCCCATATAAACTTCTTGCTCCTTTACTTCCTTCACTGTTGGTTTAGAAGCTTCTTTATCGAAAATGGTCAATCTAACTCTTGCACGCAAAGCAGACGCGTAGGTCAGCCCTCTTTGCTGA encodes the following:
- the rpoC gene encoding DNA-directed RNA polymerase subunit beta', with translation MKALLDLFKQVTQKEEFDSIKVSLTSPEKIRSWSYGEVKKPETINYRTFKPERDGLFCAKIFGPVKDYECLCGKYKRLKHRGVICEKCGVEVTLSKVRRERMGHIELASPVAHIWFLKSLPSRLGLILDMTLRDIERVLYFEAYVVTDPGMTPLTRGQLLTDEDYLNKTEEFGDDFSAAMGAEGVQALLSNLDIENEITTLRRDIQSTGSETKLKKMGKRLKVMEAFHKSGIKPEWMVLKVLPVLPPELRPLVPLDGGRFATSDLNDLYRRVINRNNRLKRLLELRAPEIIVRNEKRMLQESVDSLLDNGRRGKAMTGANKRPLKSLADMIKGKGGRFRQNLLGKRVDYSGRSVIVVGPQLKLHQCGLPKKMALELFKPFVFNKLETMGIAGTIKAAKREVENETAVVWDILEDVIREHPVMLNRAPTLHRLGIQAFEPVLVEGKAIQLHPLVCAAFNADFDGDQMAVHVPLSLEAQMECRTLMLSTNNILSPANGEPIIVPSQDIVLGLYYMTREKIGARGEGMIFADISEVLRAYENHVVELNAKITVRIPADRISLSEGRQKVESFIRQETTVGRALISEILPMGLPFELVNKALKKKEISKLINSSFRLCGLRETVIFADKLMYSGFSFATRAGISICLDDLLAPEQKDDIIHEAEKEVNEIAMQYASGLVTQGERYNKVVDIWGRAGDQVAKAMMEQLSIEPVIDHETGQARTDENGNVVTQESFNSIYMMADSGARGSAAQIRQLSGMRGLMAKPDGSIIETPITANFREGLNILQYFISTHGARKGLADTALKTANSGYLTRRLVDVTQDLVITEEDCGTDDGVVMKALVEGGDVIEPLRERILGRVAANDVVDLSSGKTIHAAGVMLDEDAVDKIDEYGIDEVKVRTSLTCKIKYGLCAKCYGRDLGRGTLVNVGEAIGVIAAQSIGEPGTQLTMRTFHIGGAASRAIAISQVESKSNGIVCYSQNIRYVKNAQNELIVISRSGEVVIQDESKRERERHKIPYGAKLLVSDNEAIKAGQILSSWEPHTRPIIAEYSGKVRFENVEEGTTVVKQVDEITGLATLVVIDSKRRGVTQAKGLRPMVKFLDGNDQEIIIAGGDQPVGITFQVGAIITVKDGQQVEIGEVLAHIPQETSKTRDITGGLPRVAELFEARVPKDAGLLAEATGTVTFGKDTKGKQRLVITDLDGIAHEYLISKDKHVTAHDGQIVNKGEPIVDGPVDPRDILRLQGIEALARYISDEVQDVYRLQGVRINDKHIEVIVRQMLRRVLITNTGDSDFIQGEQVERAEVLTENEKLLTQDKQPATYEYVLLGITKASLSTDSFISAASFQETTRVLTEAAIMGKRDDLRGLKENVIVGRLIPAGTGLSFHTMRKMQKSTVTNIFEDNNSFKEKVIE
- a CDS encoding hydroxylamine reductase, which gives rise to MHAGFWLKGVLLACGLALAGGVQANISTVPDVTYEALGLDRSKATPKETHEALVKRYKDPAQGAGKGTMGEYWEPIPYSMYLDPATFYKPPTSMRDKASRKECVECHTDESPVWVQAWKRSTHANLDKVRKLQPSDPTYYKKAKLEEVEANLRSMGKLGEKEPLKEVGCIDCHVSINADSKQKIDHSKDLIMPTADVCGACHLREFAERESERDTMIWPNGQWPDGRPSHALDYSANVETTVWAAMPQREVAEGCTMCHTNQNKCDSCHTRHEFSAAESRKPEACATCHSGVDHNNWETYSMSKHGKMVAMLGDKWNWEAPLKDAYAVGGQNAPTCAGCHFEYEGEYTHNITRKIRWANYPFVPGIAENITSDWSEARLDSWVVTCTQCHSERFARSYLELMDKGTLEGLAKYQEAHELVEKLYKAGNLTGQKTNRPAPPEPEKPGFHIFTQLFWSKGNNPASIELKVLEMAENDLAKMHVGLAHTNPGGWTYTEGWGPINRAYVEIQDEHTKMQEMAALQERVNKLESKKTSLLDITTPEDKISLGGLGGGMLLAGTLALLGWRSRKQKQA
- a CDS encoding NapC/NirT family cytochrome c, whose product is MTTLQKGSIGTLLVGGLLGIVLLVVVFGGEAALSTEEFCTSCHSMTYPQEELKRSTHYGALGVNPGCKDCHIPQGIENFHLAVATHIVDGARELYLELVNDYSTLEKFNERRLIMAHDARMNLKKWDSITCRTCHKNPNPPGEDAQAAHKKMETEGATCIDCHQNLVHEEAPMTDLNASLATGKMVLKPEDEEDDDDEDEDEDEEDENAEESDTAAESSDEDDSEDDDE
- the haoB gene encoding hydroxylamine oxidation protein HaoB; translated protein: MSEPLTTGQRARAGWLDKILPLLGILLVTGGFILLAWFSWLWFTPGTAPYQYQLLETGDSSKFPQLELSAWPDLTIDQYEVRVPEVDQVVAYAYFGRRAKHPPVLLDWQNLTSEPLLILDRKPAELSALAAAIEKHAAADATILAWWDTSAQLALLTGRHVLSRSPLHEPLIIPEVWQTQRAAILDYESEQVATVVSDEERTQFQRFTHALAQPHEIGLAELRALSDPDRETYLVVHVTDLYKLGLLYPEKLGVAYKNYRMTGNIHGMISHLKTEMGRRGYTTYTLQSLSEELIRAFFLTDEASDQTLIAPLLPLTDRPPPLELDTPRLIYQQGGYWVYRLLAEPSDQSGE
- a CDS encoding cytochrome C554 gives rise to the protein MKLITTAKLLAVALITLIAGNLMAAEAPFEGRKKCSSCHKAQAKSWNSTAHASAMKSLEPNVKKEAKIKAKLDPAKDYTQDKDCVGCHVDGFNKKGGYNIDAPNKMLAAVGCESCHGAGRQYRGDHRKAGQTFEKSGKTTPRKTLADKGQDFHFEESCNACHLNYEGSPWKGAKPPYTPFTPDVDAKYTFKFDEMVKNEKAMHEHYKLDGVFSGEPKFKYHDEFQASAKETKKGKD